A portion of the Planctomycetota bacterium genome contains these proteins:
- a CDS encoding alpha/beta hydrolase: MGHGLWALVLFVAIALASKAPAAEPKVELLWPDGAPGAAGDTEADKPSLTIWLPPADKANGAAVVICPGGGYGHLAVGHEGKDVAAWLNSFGVAGFMLKYRHAPKYQHPAPLLDAQRAIRTVRSRAKEFGVDPARIGILGFSAGGHLASTAATHFDEGNAEAKDPIDRVSCRPDFAVLVYPVISLTTKYTHQGSKNNLLGKDPDAKLVESLSNEKQVTAKTPPTFLMHTSGDTGVPAENSILFYMALREHKVKAELHIYQNGGHGFGLAPGDPVLSTWPGRCEAWMGANGWLEKR, from the coding sequence ATGGGACACGGGCTGTGGGCACTTGTGCTGTTCGTGGCGATTGCTCTAGCTTCGAAGGCCCCCGCGGCCGAGCCGAAGGTGGAGCTGCTGTGGCCCGACGGCGCGCCCGGCGCCGCGGGCGACACGGAGGCCGATAAACCATCGCTGACGATCTGGCTGCCGCCGGCCGACAAGGCCAACGGCGCCGCCGTCGTCATCTGCCCCGGCGGCGGCTACGGCCACCTCGCCGTCGGCCACGAGGGCAAGGACGTGGCGGCCTGGCTCAACTCGTTCGGCGTCGCGGGGTTCATGCTCAAGTACCGCCACGCCCCGAAATACCAGCACCCCGCGCCCCTGCTCGACGCCCAGCGCGCCATTCGCACCGTCCGCTCGCGGGCCAAGGAGTTCGGCGTGGACCCCGCCCGCATCGGCATCCTGGGCTTCTCGGCCGGCGGACACCTCGCCTCCACGGCCGCCACTCACTTCGATGAGGGCAACGCCGAGGCCAAGGACCCCATTGACCGCGTGAGCTGCCGCCCCGACTTCGCCGTGCTTGTCTACCCCGTCATCTCGCTCACCACGAAGTACACCCACCAGGGTTCGAAGAACAACCTGCTCGGCAAGGACCCCGATGCGAAGCTCGTGGAGAGCCTGTCCAATGAGAAGCAGGTCACGGCGAAAACGCCGCCGACGTTTCTCATGCACACCAGCGGCGACACGGGCGTGCCGGCCGAGAACAGCATTCTGTTCTACATGGCCTTGCGCGAGCACAAGGTGAAGGCCGAGCTGCACATCTACCAGAACGGCGGGCACGGCTTCGGCCTGGCGCCGGGCGACCCCGTGCTCTCGACCTGGCCCGGCCGCTGCGAGGCGTGGATGGGGGCGAATGGGTGGCTGGAGAAGAGGTGA